A DNA window from Anopheles moucheti unplaced genomic scaffold, idAnoMoucSN_F20_07 putative_Y_1, whole genome shotgun sequence contains the following coding sequences:
- the LOC128309272 gene encoding uncharacterized protein LOC128309272, with protein MSTKLANRLALKHDPISITLIGAGHSSTPVRKSVRAKISSRTSPYELNADFLIVDNLIGDLPAHDVRTDEWQIPPNFILADPQFNKSAPLDLILGARHYHEFFQSGAQYRIAIHLPVLMESMFGWIVSGSASIPNINNDTSYASSVVCMSTLDETLERFWKMEELHVRDGLSPEERYCENLYLDTTQRDDTGRYIVRLPKKSDFKEKLGLSKSSALRRFTMLERRLERDPRIKAAYHEFMREYLELGHMSLLRAPDDDESAYYLPHHPVFKASSSTTKTRVVFDGSAKTSSGYSLNDMLCVGPAVQDELLDIILRFRTYKVAVVGDIAKMYRQILLHPDDRNYVRICFRFTPHSPIQYYELNTVTYGLSPSSFLATRTLQQLADDEGTAHPVAADALKNNFYVDDFIGGADSIESARHLRLELSELLSKGGFELRKWTSNRLEVLTGLASDQIGTQSALQFMPDETIKALGISWEPEHDVLSFPSAIYTDTTCTTKRTILSSIARMFDPLGLVAPIVVRSKIMMQELWLQKAGWDDPVPDSICKKWKDIQHDWPLLSSFKIDRYALLPGSRLQLHTFCDASEAAYGACIYVRCEGAQGRVHITLLASKSRVAPLKRVTLPRLELCAAVLGAHLYDRVKKAMGLTAAESYFWSDSTVTLKWIGGSPNTWATFVANRVAEVQHYTHPRQWRHVPGSTNPADLVSRGMAAVDFLKSKLWSSGPEWLALSSSQWPDFCPEPDENSNLEIRKVSAAFTNYVTNHPWFTMCSSYARLLRIIALCIRFTRNVKEKARTQQTSLRITTPLNITPEDTEAAKTVLCRLAQQDEFATELKQLTKGEAIAKQSPLRRLNPFLDEQGILRVGGRLKLSQLPYQSQHPIVLPKNHKFGELIAAYHHEKLMHGGGRLLLSQIRETYWPLDGRHLVKRIVRNCFRCIRQEPRLEEQQVGQLPPPRVTPSRPFSVTGVDYAGPFYLKPAHRRAAAAKSYLCVFVCFATKAVHLELVGDLTTAGFLAALRRFTSRRGLPAHIHSDNGKNFEGAAHELRELFRMFRDEQQQHIIANECANKGITWHFTPPKAPHFGGLWEAAVKTAKRHLYRHLGSTRLSYEGYSTILQQIEAAMNSRPLLPTSDDPNDLAALTPAHFLIGTSMHSVPTPDYTGLKMCTLDELQKWQLMFQRFWKHWTSEYLQELQKDNMRHHRTNDILPGRLVILMDESLPTTRWPLARIIDVHPGQDQLTRVVKLKTAKGILTRPITKICILPLAADPNTTC; from the coding sequence ATGAGCACCAAGCTTGCTAATAGGTTAGCTTTGAAGCACGATCCTATCAGCATCACTCTTATCGGTGCGGGTCATTCTTCCACCCCTGTGCGAAAATCGGTGCGTGCGAAGATATCTTCCCGAACGAGCCCGTATGAGCTGAATGCTGATTTTTTGATAGTTGACAATTTGATCGGGGATTTGCCAGCGCATGATGTGCGCACCGATGAATGGCAAATACCGCCGAATTTCATTCTTGCCGACCCCCAGTTCAATAAGTCGGCACCGCTCGATCTCATCCTCGGTGCCCGGCATTATCATGAATTCTTCCAAAGCGGGGCTCAATATCGAATTGCTATCCATCTTCCGGTCCTTATGGAGAGTATGTTCGGGTGGATCGTGAGCGGTTCAGCATCTATCCCGAATATTAATAATGATACATCCTACGCCTCTTCCGTTGTTTGCATGAGCACGCTCGATGAAACCCTCGAGCGATTCTGGAAAATGGAAGAGCTACACGTTAGAGATGGCCTTTCACCTGAAGAACGGTATTGCGAAAATTTATACCTAGATACGACACAACGAGACGATACAGGTCGTTATATTGTTCGCTTACCAAAGAAGTCAGACTTTAAAGAAAAGCTCGGATTATCGAAATCATCGGCCCTACGACGCTTCACTATGCTCGAAAGACGATTAGAACGCGATCCTCGTATTAAGGCAGCATACCACGAATTCATGCGAGAGTATTTGGAGCTAGGACATATGTCACTACTGCGAGCTCCAGATGACGATGAATCAGCATACTATCTGCCGCACCATCCCGTTTTTAAGGCGTCGAGTtctacaacaaaaacaagagtGGTATTTGATGGCTCTGCAAAAACCTCTTCAGGATACTCCCTGAACGATATGTTATGTGTGGGTCCAGCAGTTCAGGATGAATTACTAGACATCATCCTTCGATTTCGCACATACAAAGTGGCTGTTGTTGGCGATATCGCTAAAATGTATCGCCAAATTCTGCTTCATCCCGATGACAGAAACTACGTCCGCATTTGCTTCCGATTTACTCCCCATTCACCGATCCAGTATTACGAGCTGAACACCGTAACGTATGGTTTATCCCCTTCATCCTTCTTGGCAACTCGAACATTGCAACAGCTTGCCGACGATGAGGGTACCGCGCATCCGGTTGCCGCAGACGCTCTGAAGAACAACTTTTACGTTGACGATTTCATCGGGGGTGCAGATTCCATTGAAAGTGCTCGTCATCTACGGTTAGAACTAAGTGAATTATTGTCGAAAGGTGGATTCGAATTAAGAAAGTGGACTTCCAACCGGTTAGAAGTACTTACCGGTCTAGCATCGGATCAGATCGGAACACAGTCAGCTTTACAATTCATGCCCGACGAAACGATTAAAGCTCTCGGCATTTCGTGGGAGCCTGAACACGACGTACTATCATTTCCGTCCGCGATTTACACCGACACAACATGTACTACTAAAAGAACGATTCTTTCTAGCATAGCCCGCATGTTCGATCCGCTTGGTCTAGTGGCTCCAATAGTTGTTCGCTCAAAAATAATGATGCAGGAGCTATGGTTACAGAAAGCTGGCTGGGACGATCCCGTTCCTGATTCTATCTGCAAGAAATGGAAAGATATTCAACATGATTGGCCACTTTTATCCAGTTTCAAAATAGATCGTTATGCTCTATTACCTGGTAGTCGATTGCAGCTACATACCTTTTGTGATGCATCTGAAGCAGCCTACGGAGCCTGCATCTATGTTCGTTGCGAAGGTGCGCAAGGACGGGTTCACATCACTCTACTTGCATCCAAGTCACGAGTGGCACCGCTTAAGCGTGTCACGCTTCCACGGCTTGAACTGTGCGCTGCGGTATTAGGCGCTCATCTTTACGATCGAGTCAAGAAGGCGATGGGACTAACTGCAGCAGAATCATACTTTTGGTCCGATTCGACTGTCACCCTTAAGTGGATCGGTGGCTCACCTAACACTTGGGCGACGTTTGTAGCTAATCGAGTGGCCGAGGTGCAACACTACACACATCCACGACAGTGGAGGCATGTTCCCGGTTCAACAAATCCTGCAGATCTGGTATCACGCGGCATGGCAGCAGTGGATTTCCTGAAGAGCAAGCTATGGAGTTCCGGCCCTGAATGGTTGGCGTTATCTTCATCTCAATGGCCCGACTTCTGCCCTGAACCGGACGAGAACTCAAATCTCGAGATTCGTAAGGTGAGCGCTGCCTTTACTAACTATGTCACTAATCATCCTTGGTTTACGATGTGTTCCAGCTACGCGCGATTGTTGCGTATTATTGCACTCTGCATTCGCTTCACACGTAACGTAAAGGAGAAAGCACGAACTCAGCAAACATCGCTACGCATCACTACACCATTGAACATCACTCCCGAGGATACCGAAGCTGCTAAAACTGTGCTATGTCGCTTAGCACAGCAAGACGAATTTGCAACCGAGCTAAAGCAATTGACTAAGGGTGAAGCAATCGCAAAGCAATCACCGTTACGAAGACTAAACCCATTCCTCGATGAACAAGGAATATTGCGTGTGGGAGGACGATTGAAGCTATCGCAACTTCCATACCAATCGCAACACCCCATTGTGCTTCCCAAGAATCACAAATTTGGCGAGCTCATCGCGGCTTACCATCATGAGAAGCTCATGCATGGCGGCGGACGACTGCTACTTTCCCAAATACGTGAAACGTATTGGCCACTAGATGGAAGACACCTAGTGAAGAGAATCGTAAGGAACTGCTTCCGTTGCATACGCCAAGAACCCCGCCTGGAGGAACAACAAGTCGGCCAACTCCCACCACCGCGCGTCACTCCCAGCCGGCCTTTTTCTGTTACCGGAGTAGATTACGCTGGCCCTTTCTACTTGAAGCCTGCGCACCGGCGTGCAGCGGCGGCGAAGAGCTACTTGTGCGTCTTCGTGTGCTTCGCAACGAAGGCAGTCCACTTAGAACTGGTTGGGGACCTCACTACCGCGGGATTCTTAGCGGCCTTACGTCGTTTCACATCCAGGCGCGGATTAcctgcacacatacactcggACAACGGAAAAAACTTTGAAGGAGCCGCGCACGAGCTCCGTGAACTTTTCCGCATGTTCCGCGatgaacagcagcaacacatcaTCGCTAATGAATGTGCCAACAAGGGAATCACTTGGCATTTTACCCCTCCCAAGGCTCCCCACTTCGGCGGATTGTGGGAAGCAGCGGTAAAAACGGCCAAGCGACATCTTTACCGACATCTAGGCAGCACTAGGCTGTCCTACGAGGGATACAGCACCATCCTTCAGCAGATAGAGGCCGCAATGAATTCACGACCTTTATTGCCCACCTCAGACGACCCGAACGATTTGGCAGCACTTACCCCAGCGCATTTTCTCATCGGCACATCCATGCATTCGGTTCCTACTCCAGATTACACTGGATTGAAGATGTGTACACTTGATGAACTCCAAAAGTGGCAACTGATGTTCCAACGTTTCTGGAAACATTGGACATCGGAGTATCTACAAGAATTGCAAAAGGACAACATGAGGCATCACCGAACCAATGATATACTACCTGGACGATTAGTCATCCTGATGGATGAATCCCTACCAACAACCCGATGGCCCCTCGCACGCATCATCGACGTTCATCCGGGCCAGGACCAACTCACACGAGTGGTTAAACTAAAAACCGCCAAGGGGATCCTCACACGTCCGATCACAAAGATTTGTATTTTACCACTCGCCGCTGACCCGAACACCACGTGCTAA